The following are encoded in a window of Lactobacillus intestinalis genomic DNA:
- a CDS encoding CamS family sex pheromone protein, with product MKKYLQFIALAGVVATLSGCGNLKDSNLANNATTTSNTKKKGSQTTSTGNNGYTVLMKNGRYVTSPISGLTATDNDNSVDTRELERGLIQISKNQFSPNSYVFQEGQYLDASTVTDWLARKSKSNPTGLNPASGTKKNYNPYYLEEILEQDYLTGSSPNYHIGGISIGLALNSIDYYQKVKDGPEYQKNISRAEQRQFGEQAANQIVARLRKKKGLKNIPITVGLFSKTSKDSLVGGTYFAYGTASPNSSKISKWKAVSEKTQVLPTIGDAKAINSDDASSFNSFKAAIQDYFPNISGVTATLRYENGKLAQENISITTQFYGYEQTQSFTQLVLSTAKKYLPNDCPIEIKIGSVDNVQALIAKETADGAYQVHVYGGE from the coding sequence GTGAAGAAATATTTACAATTTATAGCATTAGCAGGAGTAGTAGCTACCCTAAGTGGATGTGGTAATTTGAAAGATTCAAATTTAGCCAATAATGCAACTACTACATCCAATACTAAGAAAAAAGGCTCTCAAACTACTTCAACTGGAAATAACGGTTATACCGTTTTAATGAAAAATGGACGTTACGTAACTAGTCCAATTTCTGGTTTAACTGCAACCGATAATGATAATTCGGTTGATACAAGAGAATTAGAACGAGGATTGATTCAAATTTCAAAAAATCAATTTTCACCTAATTCATATGTTTTCCAAGAAGGCCAATACTTGGATGCTTCCACAGTAACAGATTGGCTTGCTAGAAAATCTAAGAGTAATCCTACTGGTTTAAATCCAGCTAGTGGAACTAAGAAAAATTATAATCCATACTATCTAGAAGAAATTTTAGAGCAAGATTATTTAACAGGATCAAGTCCTAATTACCATATTGGTGGAATTAGTATTGGATTAGCCTTAAATTCAATTGACTACTATCAAAAAGTTAAAGATGGTCCAGAATATCAAAAAAATATTTCTAGAGCAGAACAGCGCCAATTTGGTGAACAAGCAGCTAATCAAATTGTAGCGCGATTGCGTAAGAAAAAGGGATTGAAGAATATTCCAATTACAGTTGGTTTATTCTCAAAAACCAGTAAAGATTCATTAGTTGGTGGAACTTACTTTGCTTATGGGACAGCGAGCCCTAATAGTAGTAAAATATCTAAATGGAAAGCCGTGTCGGAAAAGACACAAGTTTTGCCGACAATCGGCGATGCTAAAGCCATTAATAGTGATGACGCCTCTAGTTTCAATAGCTTCAAAGCAGCAATTCAGGATTACTTCCCTAACATTAGTGGAGTAACTGCAACTTTGCGCTATGAAAATGGAAAACTTGCACAAGAAAATATTTCTATTACTACACAGTTTTATGGATATGAACAAACTCAAAGTTTTACTCAGTTAGTTCTATCCACTGCCAAGAAATATTTACCTAACGATTGTCCAATTGAAATTAAAATTGGTTCAGTTGATAATGTACAAGCTTTAATTGCTAAGGAAACCGCAGATGGCGCTTATCAAGTCCATGTTTATGGCGGCGAATAG
- a CDS encoding glycoside hydrolase family 73 protein: MAKKRKISTLSIIIRIFIILVVLAVGAVGFHYYRRAAAREEQYKMEQLQRQEEAARLMRQRKAFIKKIGPIARNVDKSYDLLPSITIAQACLESNYGQSALSQKYNNLFGVKGTNPNTSAVLTTKEYENGKWVEVKARFQIYDSYEASIRAHARLFQNGTTWNPKQYKHVLAAKDYKTQAKALVQDNYATDPNYAEKLTNLIEQFDLEKYDK; encoded by the coding sequence ATGGCTAAAAAACGTAAAATTTCAACTCTATCGATTATAATTCGAATTTTTATTATTTTAGTTGTACTAGCAGTAGGTGCAGTTGGTTTTCATTATTACCGCCGGGCTGCTGCTAGAGAAGAACAATATAAAATGGAGCAGTTGCAGCGTCAAGAAGAAGCTGCACGTTTGATGCGCCAGCGAAAAGCCTTTATTAAAAAGATTGGACCTATTGCCCGAAATGTTGATAAATCATATGATTTACTTCCAAGTATTACTATTGCCCAGGCATGCTTAGAAAGTAATTATGGTCAAAGCGCGCTTTCGCAAAAATATAATAATTTGTTTGGAGTAAAAGGTACTAATCCTAATACGTCTGCTGTTTTGACAACTAAAGAATATGAAAATGGTAAATGGGTGGAAGTAAAAGCGCGTTTCCAAATTTATGACTCCTATGAGGCTTCAATTAGAGCTCACGCTCGGCTTTTCCAAAATGGAACTACTTGGAATCCGAAACAGTATAAGCATGTCCTAGCTGCTAAAGATTATAAGACACAAGCTAAAGCCTTAGTTCAAGATAATTATGCCACTGATCCAAATTATGCAGAAAAATTGACAAACTTAATTGAACAATTCGATTTGGAAAAATATGATAAATAA
- a CDS encoding SprT family protein has translation MDQRHLQELVEKISKKFFGKPFLHEVKINRRMRTTGGRYHLDDHHLEINVHFLEPKYAKYLEGIIKHELCHYHLHLAGKGYRHRDHDFRNLLKKVDGSRYAPDIGLRKTKKANYLYICKNCQQRYFRMRKIDIRKFCCGKCGGRLILKEKFK, from the coding sequence ATGGATCAAAGGCACTTACAAGAATTAGTTGAAAAGATTTCAAAGAAGTTTTTTGGTAAACCTTTCCTTCATGAGGTTAAAATTAATCGGCGGATGCGTACAACTGGTGGACGTTATCATTTGGACGATCATCATCTAGAAATTAATGTACATTTTTTAGAACCGAAATATGCGAAGTATTTAGAAGGAATCATCAAGCATGAGTTGTGCCATTATCATTTGCATTTAGCTGGGAAAGGTTACCGGCATCGCGATCATGATTTCAGAAATTTGCTCAAAAAAGTCGATGGTAGTCGCTATGCGCCTGATATTGGGTTGAGAAAAACAAAGAAAGCCAATTATCTGTACATCTGCAAGAATTGCCAGCAGCGATATTTTAGAATGAGGAAGATTGATATTAGAAAATTTTGTTGCGGAAAATGCGGGGGAAGGCTAATTTTGAAAGAAAAATTCAAATAA
- the gatC gene encoding Asp-tRNA(Asn)/Glu-tRNA(Gln) amidotransferase subunit GatC produces MEITEDTIKHVATLSRLEFNDDEIGEFTEQMSSIINMADQLSEVDTEGVPETVQVVDRDTVFREDKPEHWQDREELMENVPEKANGFIKVPVIIEKDDNE; encoded by the coding sequence TTGGAAATCACAGAAGATACGATTAAGCACGTTGCAACTCTTTCAAGACTTGAGTTTAACGATGACGAAATCGGCGAATTCACTGAACAAATGAGTTCAATCATTAATATGGCAGATCAACTTTCAGAAGTTGATACTGAAGGTGTTCCTGAAACAGTACAAGTAGTAGATCGTGATACTGTATTTAGAGAAGACAAACCTGAACACTGGCAAGATAGAGAAGAATTAATGGAAAATGTTCCTGAAAAGGCAAACGGCTTCATTAAGGTTCCTGTAATTATTGAGAAGGACGATAACGAGTAA
- the gatA gene encoding Asp-tRNA(Asn)/Glu-tRNA(Gln) amidotransferase subunit GatA, whose amino-acid sequence MNYLNETIDSLNKKLASGDLSADQLAKDTVANIKDTDKKLNAWITVDDDVKPPENLDFSKSKLAGIPIAIKDNIITNGMKTTAASHILYNFMPMYDATVISKLKDAGATFVGKTNMDEFAMGSSTEHSYYGATHNPWNLDKVPGGSSGGSAAAVAGGQVVAALGSDTGGSIRQPAAFNGIFGIKPTYGRVSRWGLIAFGSSLDQIGVMSKRVKDSAEVLNVIAGGDDHDSTVSTREVPDFTKFIGQDVKGLRVAVPKEYMDAVSGEMREVIQKQIDTLKEAGAIINEVSLPHTKYVVPDYYIIASSEASSNLQRYDGIRYGYRAKDTKNLLDVYVKSRSEGFGTEVKRRIMLGSFALSAGSYDRFFRQAAKVRTLICDDFDKIFAENDVIVGPTTTEPAFGIGEEVSDPIKMYNNDLLTISANLAGIPAASVPAGLVDGMPVGLQIMAKRFDEGNVFKTADFIERSNKFYEKTPTGMED is encoded by the coding sequence ATGAATTACTTAAACGAAACTATTGACTCATTAAATAAGAAACTTGCTAGTGGTGACTTATCAGCAGATCAATTGGCTAAAGACACTGTAGCAAACATTAAAGATACTGATAAAAAGTTAAATGCATGGATTACTGTTGACGATGATGTTAAGCCTCCAGAAAATCTTGATTTTTCAAAGAGTAAATTGGCTGGTATTCCAATTGCTATTAAGGACAATATCATCACTAATGGCATGAAGACTACTGCAGCTAGTCATATTTTGTACAATTTTATGCCAATGTATGACGCAACAGTTATCAGCAAGTTAAAGGATGCAGGTGCAACCTTTGTTGGTAAGACTAACATGGATGAATTTGCGATGGGTTCATCTACTGAACATTCATATTATGGTGCAACTCATAACCCATGGAATTTGGATAAAGTTCCTGGTGGTTCATCCGGTGGTTCTGCAGCTGCAGTTGCTGGTGGCCAAGTTGTTGCCGCTTTGGGTTCAGATACTGGTGGTTCAATTAGACAACCTGCTGCATTTAACGGAATTTTTGGAATTAAGCCAACTTACGGCCGTGTATCACGTTGGGGTCTTATTGCTTTTGGTTCATCACTTGACCAAATTGGGGTAATGAGCAAGCGTGTTAAGGATTCGGCTGAAGTATTAAATGTTATTGCTGGTGGGGATGACCACGATTCCACTGTTTCAACTCGTGAAGTTCCTGACTTTACCAAGTTTATTGGTCAAGACGTTAAAGGTCTTCGCGTAGCTGTTCCTAAGGAATACATGGATGCAGTTAGCGGTGAAATGCGCGAAGTTATTCAAAAGCAAATTGATACTTTGAAGGAAGCTGGTGCAATTATTAATGAAGTATCACTCCCACATACTAAGTATGTTGTTCCTGATTACTACATTATTGCTTCTAGTGAAGCTTCATCAAACCTTCAAAGATATGATGGTATTCGTTACGGCTACCGTGCTAAGGACACCAAGAACTTACTTGATGTTTATGTAAAATCACGTTCAGAAGGTTTTGGCACTGAAGTTAAGCGTCGTATCATGCTTGGTTCATTTGCCCTTTCTGCTGGTTCATACGACAGATTCTTTAGACAAGCAGCTAAGGTTAGAACCTTGATTTGCGATGACTTTGACAAGATTTTTGCTGAAAATGATGTAATCGTTGGACCAACTACTACTGAACCTGCATTTGGTATTGGTGAAGAAGTTTCTGATCCAATTAAGATGTACAACAACGATCTTTTGACTATTTCAGCAAACTTAGCAGGTATCCCTGCAGCTAGTGTTCCAGCTGGTTTAGTTGACGGAATGCCTGTCGGCTTACAAATTATGGCTAAGCGTTTTGATGAAGGAAATGTCTTCAAGACTGCTGACTTTATTGAACGTAGCAACAAGTTTTATGAAAAAACACCAACTGGAATGGAGGATTAA
- the ligA gene encoding NAD-dependent DNA ligase LigA, with protein sequence MAKITLDEAQTEAKSLRKKLDKWAEDYYSKDAPEVEDHVYDQNYNRLLELEAEFPEIVTPDSITQRVGGQVNSDFSKVEHEIPMLSMGDVFSKEELKEFDQRMQKLVGHPVAYNVELKIDGLSLSLEYTDGKLTRASTRGNGSIGEDVTANARYIKDIPQVLPEKITTEVRGECYMSKEAFASLNKERDEKGEAVFANPRNAAAGSLRQLNAQVTKKRDLSTFIYTWVNPPKDITSQHQAIQEMSKLGFHTNQTGKKLSSMDEVFDFIDEYTKKRDSLAYGIDGIVLKVDELSLQQELGNTVKVPRWEIAYKFPPEEQETVVRDIEWTVGRTGVVTPTAVMDPVQLAGTTVSRAVLHNADLLKQKDVRIGDTVLLHKAGDIIPEISKVILSKRPKDSKPYEIPTLCPSCGQELVHLEGEVALRCINPSCPAQVEEGIIHFASRTAMDITGLGPKIVKQLIAKDLVHNVADLYHLTAEDLSQLDHFKEKSINNLLTAIENSKKNSVELLITGLGIDHVGAKAAKLIAQKFKNLSKIMTLGVQELAAIDTIGMTIAQSMTTYFAQDSAKELIEDLKNSGVNMQYLGEDEPEAVPDNFFKEKTVVLTGKLAHFTRSEFTRQLQERGAKVTGSVSKKTDYVIYGEDAGSKYAKAEKLGIPLLTEEEAIAQLK encoded by the coding sequence ATGGCAAAAATCACTCTTGATGAAGCCCAAACTGAAGCAAAATCTTTAAGAAAGAAACTTGATAAATGGGCTGAAGATTATTATTCAAAAGATGCGCCTGAAGTTGAGGATCACGTTTATGATCAAAACTATAATCGGTTGCTGGAACTGGAAGCTGAATTTCCGGAAATTGTAACGCCTGACTCAATTACTCAAAGAGTCGGAGGCCAAGTTAATTCTGATTTTTCAAAGGTTGAGCATGAGATTCCGATGCTTTCAATGGGGGATGTCTTTTCAAAAGAAGAGCTCAAAGAATTTGATCAACGGATGCAAAAATTAGTAGGCCATCCCGTGGCTTATAATGTAGAACTTAAAATTGATGGACTTTCTCTTTCACTTGAATATACAGACGGTAAGTTGACGAGAGCGTCAACGCGTGGAAATGGGAGTATCGGTGAAGATGTAACGGCCAATGCTCGTTATATTAAAGATATTCCCCAAGTTTTACCCGAAAAAATCACCACTGAAGTGCGTGGGGAATGTTACATGAGTAAAGAAGCGTTTGCCAGCCTTAATAAAGAGCGTGATGAAAAAGGAGAGGCTGTTTTTGCAAATCCACGTAATGCGGCTGCTGGATCTTTGAGACAACTTAACGCTCAAGTGACTAAAAAACGTGATTTAAGCACTTTTATTTATACTTGGGTAAATCCACCAAAAGATATAACTAGTCAGCATCAGGCTATTCAAGAGATGTCTAAGCTTGGTTTTCACACTAATCAAACGGGCAAAAAGTTAAGCAGTATGGATGAGGTTTTTGACTTTATTGATGAATATACTAAAAAGCGTGATAGCTTAGCTTATGGAATAGACGGAATCGTCTTAAAAGTAGACGAATTAAGTTTGCAACAAGAATTGGGTAATACAGTGAAAGTTCCGCGCTGGGAAATTGCATATAAATTTCCCCCAGAAGAGCAAGAAACTGTTGTTAGAGACATTGAGTGGACAGTTGGAAGAACAGGTGTCGTTACTCCAACTGCAGTTATGGACCCGGTTCAACTTGCTGGTACTACTGTTTCAAGAGCAGTTCTGCATAATGCAGATTTATTAAAACAAAAAGATGTCCGAATCGGCGACACTGTTTTACTTCACAAAGCTGGCGATATCATTCCTGAAATTTCAAAGGTGATTTTGAGCAAACGTCCTAAAGATTCAAAGCCTTACGAAATCCCAACTCTTTGTCCATCATGTGGTCAAGAGCTCGTTCATCTGGAAGGTGAAGTGGCACTAAGATGTATTAATCCATCTTGTCCTGCACAAGTTGAAGAAGGTATTATTCACTTTGCTTCTAGAACAGCGATGGATATTACTGGTCTTGGTCCTAAGATTGTTAAACAGTTAATTGCCAAAGATTTGGTTCATAATGTGGCAGATTTGTATCATTTAACTGCGGAGGATTTATCTCAATTAGATCATTTTAAAGAAAAATCGATTAATAATTTGTTGACAGCAATTGAAAATTCAAAGAAGAATTCAGTTGAACTTTTGATTACTGGTCTTGGAATTGATCATGTTGGAGCCAAAGCGGCTAAATTAATAGCACAAAAATTTAAAAATCTGTCAAAGATTATGACTCTAGGGGTGCAAGAATTAGCGGCAATCGATACAATAGGTATGACAATTGCCCAGTCCATGACTACATATTTTGCTCAAGACTCTGCTAAAGAATTAATTGAAGATCTTAAAAATAGCGGCGTTAATATGCAATATTTAGGGGAGGATGAACCAGAAGCTGTTCCAGATAACTTTTTTAAAGAAAAGACAGTAGTGTTAACTGGAAAGCTAGCTCACTTTACTAGGAGTGAATTTACTAGACAGCTTCAAGAACGTGGAGCCAAAGTTACAGGTTCGGTTTCTAAAAAGACTGATTATGTGATTTATGGTGAAGATGCGGGTTCTAAATATGCGAAAGCTGAAAAACTAGGAATTCCACTTTTAACTGAAGAGGAAGCAATTGCACAATTGAAATAA
- a CDS encoding glycosyltransferase family 32 protein: MIPKIIHYVWVGGNPKPKNIQRCMKTWRKHLKDYKIIEWNEDNFDIHENKYVEEAYKAKKWAFVSDYIRAKAVYEYGGIYLDTDVLVLDNLEELLDNAAFVGFENKDNPFTAVFGAQKHHPLLKDMLDYYEDRDFEFNRNDQLAGVNTVSVSDILKNKYHAQPNNHEQILQTGIHIYPDGVLCNPSPESKTIHVFTGTWMEGEKPLKRKIVTALKVRIKTKREAALYAKYIRS; the protein is encoded by the coding sequence ATGATTCCAAAAATAATTCATTATGTCTGGGTGGGAGGTAATCCCAAACCTAAGAATATTCAGCGCTGTATGAAGACGTGGCGTAAGCATTTGAAAGATTACAAGATTATCGAATGGAATGAAGATAATTTTGATATTCATGAAAATAAGTATGTTGAGGAGGCTTATAAGGCTAAAAAGTGGGCCTTTGTTTCTGACTATATTCGAGCTAAAGCTGTTTATGAATATGGAGGTATTTATTTAGATACGGATGTCCTGGTTTTAGATAATTTAGAAGAATTACTAGATAATGCGGCCTTTGTTGGATTTGAAAACAAAGACAACCCATTTACTGCTGTCTTTGGTGCGCAAAAGCATCATCCTCTTTTAAAAGATATGCTTGATTATTATGAGGATCGTGATTTTGAATTTAACAGAAATGATCAATTAGCAGGTGTAAATACGGTATCGGTTTCTGATATTTTAAAAAATAAATACCATGCTCAACCTAATAATCACGAGCAAATTCTTCAAACAGGCATCCATATTTACCCCGATGGAGTTTTATGTAATCCTTCTCCTGAGTCTAAGACTATTCATGTCTTTACGGGAACTTGGATGGAAGGAGAAAAACCCTTAAAACGAAAAATAGTGACTGCGTTAAAGGTTAGAATTAAAACTAAGCGCGAAGCTGCTTTGTATGCCAAGTACATCAGAAGTTAA
- the pcrA gene encoding DNA helicase PcrA yields MSEESILAGLNPQQKQAVKTTEGPLLVVAGAGSGKTSVLTRRIAYLVEEQGVGPWNILAITFTNKAASEMREREQKLLGPAADSIWMSTFHALCVRILRRDAEKIGYSNNFSIADPAEQLTLIKHIEKDLNIDPKTYQPRKIISYISNAKNDLLTPKDYEENVASPFEKTTARIYHEYQKRLKQDQIMDFDDLIMQTLRLFKEAPDVLHFYQNKFRYILVDEYQDTNEAQYQLTHALAAQYKNLCVVGDADQSIYGWRGANMENIMNFEQDYKKDGVQTVKLEQNYRSTGHILSAANSVIQNNQNRKAKNLWTDQGDGQKVTYYKAQNGDDEAHYIISKVKEEVKDKNRNYKDFAVLYRTNAQSRTVEEAFVKSNIPYQIVGGHKFYDRKEIKDVMAYLKLVANSADALSLNRIINVPKRGIGAATVEKFFNFANSNQITPLSAMDNVDASDISTRAANKLKEFALKLHDAIAFAQNNNVTDLTLKILEDFGYVDALKKENTIEAETRLENIDEFLSVTKRFEENYEPDEDESNPLSDFLAEVSLLSDQDDLNDDGNQVTLMTLHAAKGLEFPVVFLIGMEDGLFPVARAMEENNIEEERRLAYVGITRAKKELYLTSAFSRMRYGRVEYNPPSQFLNEIDEKDLEEEQSNSLNTVNNLIEQAAPFSTKKQTARVYTSQAKKASGAVGAEKKGWSVGDQVEHKAWGRGVVVKVNGEGEDMELDIAFDGKGIKRLLAAFAPIKKV; encoded by the coding sequence ATGAGCGAAGAATCTATTTTAGCTGGATTGAATCCCCAGCAAAAACAAGCTGTTAAAACTACTGAAGGCCCGCTTTTAGTTGTAGCTGGTGCAGGAAGTGGTAAGACTTCAGTTTTGACCAGAAGAATTGCCTACTTAGTTGAAGAACAAGGGGTGGGTCCATGGAATATTTTGGCCATTACCTTCACTAATAAAGCGGCCAGTGAAATGCGCGAACGTGAACAAAAATTATTGGGTCCTGCTGCTGATAGTATTTGGATGTCTACTTTTCACGCGTTGTGTGTCCGAATTTTACGTAGAGATGCCGAAAAAATCGGTTATAGCAATAATTTTTCAATTGCTGATCCTGCAGAACAATTAACCTTGATTAAGCATATTGAAAAAGATTTAAATATTGATCCTAAAACGTATCAACCACGTAAAATCATTTCTTATATTTCTAATGCTAAGAATGATTTATTGACTCCAAAGGATTATGAAGAAAATGTTGCTTCGCCTTTTGAAAAAACAACGGCAAGAATTTACCATGAATATCAAAAGCGGCTAAAACAAGATCAAATTATGGATTTTGATGATTTGATTATGCAAACTTTGCGCTTGTTTAAAGAAGCACCGGATGTTTTACATTTTTATCAAAATAAGTTTCGCTATATTTTAGTGGATGAGTATCAGGATACGAACGAAGCACAATATCAATTAACTCATGCTTTGGCGGCTCAATATAAAAACTTGTGTGTTGTCGGGGATGCTGACCAGTCAATCTATGGGTGGCGTGGTGCAAACATGGAAAATATCATGAATTTTGAGCAAGATTATAAAAAAGATGGCGTTCAAACTGTTAAACTTGAACAAAATTACCGCTCAACTGGCCACATTTTGTCTGCCGCTAACTCTGTTATTCAAAATAATCAAAATCGCAAAGCTAAGAATCTTTGGACTGATCAAGGAGATGGACAAAAAGTCACTTACTATAAGGCACAAAATGGCGACGACGAAGCGCATTATATTATTTCTAAGGTAAAAGAAGAAGTAAAAGATAAAAATCGCAACTATAAAGACTTTGCAGTTTTATATCGGACAAATGCGCAATCAAGAACTGTCGAAGAAGCCTTTGTAAAATCAAATATTCCTTACCAAATTGTTGGTGGTCACAAGTTCTATGATCGAAAAGAAATTAAAGATGTAATGGCATATTTGAAATTGGTGGCAAATTCTGCCGATGCATTAAGCTTAAATAGAATCATCAATGTGCCAAAGCGTGGAATTGGAGCTGCTACAGTTGAAAAGTTCTTTAATTTTGCTAATAGCAACCAAATTACCCCTCTTTCTGCAATGGATAATGTGGATGCATCCGATATTTCTACTCGGGCAGCTAACAAGTTAAAAGAGTTTGCTTTAAAACTTCATGATGCGATTGCCTTTGCTCAAAATAATAATGTAACTGATCTAACTTTGAAGATTCTGGAAGATTTTGGTTATGTAGATGCTTTAAAGAAAGAAAATACAATTGAAGCTGAAACTCGTTTAGAAAACATTGATGAATTTTTATCAGTAACTAAGCGCTTTGAGGAAAACTATGAACCGGATGAAGATGAGTCTAATCCATTATCTGACTTTTTGGCTGAGGTTTCATTATTAAGCGATCAGGACGATTTAAATGATGATGGTAATCAAGTGACTTTGATGACACTTCATGCAGCTAAAGGGCTAGAATTTCCAGTAGTATTTTTAATTGGAATGGAAGATGGTTTGTTCCCAGTAGCACGTGCAATGGAAGAAAATAACATTGAAGAAGAACGACGATTAGCTTATGTGGGAATTACTAGAGCAAAGAAAGAACTCTATTTGACTAGCGCTTTTTCTAGAATGAGATACGGAAGAGTAGAATACAATCCACCTTCACAATTTTTAAATGAAATTGATGAAAAGGACTTGGAAGAAGAGCAATCTAATTCTTTGAATACAGTCAATAATTTAATTGAACAAGCTGCTCCATTTTCTACTAAAAAGCAAACAGCTCGTGTATACACCTCTCAGGCTAAAAAAGCTTCTGGAGCAGTTGGCGCAGAAAAGAAAGGCTGGAGTGTTGGTGATCAAGTAGAACATAAAGCTTGGGGTCGCGGAGTCGTTGTTAAGGTCAATGGCGAAGGTGAAGACATGGAGCTAGATATTGCCTTTGATGGCAAAGGGATTAAGAGACTTTTAGCTGCCTTTGCTCCAATTAAAAAGGTATAA